The Phragmites australis chromosome 13, lpPhrAust1.1, whole genome shotgun sequence DNA window GGGTATCGCCTTGACTAATTGAACACGTATAAATACATCATGAGTTATCCTTCTTCGAAGAATGATCAGAAGCAGGTGAGGATGCAGAACTCACCCTTGCCCTATCTTTAGACTCGCTTAGCATAACTACAACATGCCGCATCGCTGGTCTctcggatggagacaaactagTACATAGCAAGGCGATTTTCATAACCTCGATCATGTGATCGACAACGCTCTGATCttgtaaatccaaatttttATCAAGGATCCCAGGACCCAAAGAATTGTCCCTGATGTAATTCTTTACCCACGTTACCAGATCACCTCCCAATTCTAATGGTTGCACAGGCGCACGCCCAGTTAGCAGCTCCAACAGCACGACGCCATAGCTATATATGTCACATTTTTCAGTAACCTTCATGGTGTATGCATATTCTGATCAAAAGAGAAGAACTTGGTTAGTACTTCATACTAAACATCTGCAAGTAGTTACTTGCACAAAATGAAAAGGATTTAACCAGTATATGGATGCTTGGCACAAGGGTGAAACAGCAAGTAGAAACGAATAGCACTCAGCTAACAATTCAGGATCTTGAGATAACATTGAAAATCACCAAAACATGGAAACCCTTCTGCACAAGCACACGCACTAAGATTTGAGGAAGCATTGCCTagtctataacatatattatcccTCCAAGATTTGGAGCGCTCTCACTTGTTTGGACACGGTATCTACTGTAGCAGTGGACCCTACATATGTATAGATATACAGATACAGATACGTATACATACAcgtatatgtacatgtatacgtatatgtatgtacgtatatatgtgtatacatatacatatatttacacatataatataattttattttcggaaaattccaaaaaaatatcaacaggaatattagttatattaataaattgactgaaataatctaaaatacaaagaaaaatatataaaactcaaaaaatatgaaacaaaatttgttagtttcgtattactgttgtctacatgttaaaattatgtgtatacatgaaagtactactgttttccctataattaagtgaatgtgttaaatattgataaattcataagtaaatattgagatattttcttttgtcatgttctgtgaaaaaaaagggCGCAGCGTAAGCGCGCCAATCCGCCTAGTTGATTTTATAATTATAAATCTAAATGACAGCATAAGCTCACAAGATTCTTCATCAACCATTTTGGTGGTAAAATCAACATAATAAGATTTGTTAAGTAACTCCCAGTTAATAACCACTCCAACAAACCAAATTCTAGCATACATTTTGAACGTTGGTCCTGAGTAAACTATATATATGGATACACCACATCTAGTAGCCTTAAGTTTGACTGGCAACAGCTTCGAGTAAAGTAGATAAAAGAGATAAAGCAGCAGTAGTCATGGAACAGTAGTTCATAGAACCCGATGTCATTTAAACCTGAGACTTACCAGGGGCTATATAGCCATAAGAACCTGCAATTGCAGACATTGACTTTGAGTATGGCATGTCGATCACCTTTGCCAACCCAAAGTCACCAACATGAGCTTCAAAGTTCTCATCAAGTAATATGTTATTGGATTTGATATCACGGTGGATGATGCGAGGTTTGCAATCGTGATGCAAGTATGAGAGACCTTCAGCAGCCCCAAGTGCTATCATGAAGCGTATCTCCCAATCAAGTGAAGAAGATGATTGCCCATGAAGTAGCTCACCAAGACTGCCTCTTGACATATACTCGTACAGTAGAAGGTTGGAACCCTGGTGATAGATGAAACCATACAGCTTCACAATATTGCGGTGTCTTATCTTTCCAAGAGTCAGGATCTCTGCACGAAAACTGTTGTCCGTGTTGCTCCCTTCCCTATTAGAAGCAAGCTTCTTTACTGCAATTGTCTGTCCAGGCTTCAGGATGGCTCTGTACACTGTTCCACAAGCACCCCTTCCAATAACACAATTCTCATCAAAATTATTTGTAGCAGAAACCAATTCCTGAAATGTATATGCATCCTTAGCAGAAACATGCATGTTAGACCCAGCTGAAAAAAATTGCTTGTCTTGCAAGGGAGCTACTGTCTCTGGTGGTTTTTGCATATGGTACACAATAATAGCAATAAGAATTAGTGAAATCCCTCCAATAACAGCAGCCACAATTGCAATGATCCTGCCCATAGGGGGACTGACAGAATTGGATGACTGGGAAGTAGAAGATGACTGGGATCCACATTTACCAAGTTGTCCACCACATAGTCCTCTATTTCCAATAAAGGAGGTCAAAGACATATTATCAAAAAGCGGTATTGAGGGGAGAGCACCAGTGAGATCATTGTAGGAAACATTGAGCTCAAGCAAACTGGACAGATTTACAAATGTAGCTGGGATTTCACCTGTcaatttgttgttgttgagaAACAAATTTTCCAACAATGCAAGGTTACCAAGCTCTGATGGTATGTTGCCAGAGAGGTTATTATAGCTCAAATTCATGGCAATCTGCAAGCTCGAGAGCAAGCCCAGCTCCTTTGGTATTCCACCGGAGAAATGATTGCCACCAATCTGAAGTGCTGTCAAATGTGAAAGTTTACCAAGAATAGGCGGTATCTGTCCAGATAACCTATTATCAGCAAAGGATAGCAGCTCCAGCTGTGGCAGTCCACCAACTTCTTTTGGTAATGAACCTTCAAAGATATTCTGGCTGAGATCAAGGCGTTGCAGCGTTGTACAATTGAAAATTTCCAATGGTATGTTTCCTCCTAGTCTATTAGATGAGATATTGAAGACAACGAGCTTTGACAAATTACCTATTTCTTGGGGCAACTCTGAcgtaaaataattatttgtaaGGTCGAGCCTTTGCAGAGATTTGCAATTGCCTATCTGAGGAGGAATAGGGCCACTAAACTTGTTCCGACCCAGCTCAATTGTTGTCAGATTTACTAGATTGCAGATATCAGTGGGGAAGCTTCCTGTTAGACTGTTGTCACCAAGACGAAGCTGCACCAAGGGTTTACAGTTGGTGATCCCATGTGGAATGTTCCCAGTAAGCATGTTAGACCCCAGATTCAGCAAAATAAGGTTTGACTGCCTGCAGAGATCTTTAGGTATCTGCCCTGTAATATTGTTATTTGAGAAATCCACCACCCAGAGTCGGCTATAGATGCCAAACCTTGGAGGTATGTTGCCTGATAGCATATTGTTGAAGAGTTGCAATTGGATTAGTTTTCTCATGTACTGAAATCCAGCTGGAATTGGGCCAGTGAGTGAATTGATCGAGAGATCAAGTTTACTCAAGTTCCTCAATCCACACAACTCTGTAGGAATAGAGCCTGTAAGCTGGTTCTGGAAGAGGTAGAGTAAATACAAGCCTGGTATGTTGCTTAACTCTTTTGGTATCCCTCCAGTTAAGGAATTCTCTGAAAAGTCAATCTCTTGCGCAAGAGAAAGATTTCCAATTTCAGATGGAATTGTACCATTTAATGAGTTCCTGTAAAGGTATAGCTTCTCAAGATACCTGATGTACCCGATTGTTGCAGGTATAGCACCAACTAGATTATTATCGTAGAGGGCAATTGTCTCGAGATTTGTACAATTTCCAATCTCTGGAGGAATAACACCAGAAAGCTGATTCCCCCATAGGATCAAGTCTGTCATGAAACTCAACTTCCCAATCTCTTTCGGCAAAGGACCTCCTAACTTGTTTTGTGCAAGACCAAACACGGTAATGTTTAGGCATTCACCTATCTCAACTGGAATGTTGCCTGATATAAGATTCTGACCCAACCGAACAGTCCTCAGGTTCTTCAGCTTGCCAATAGAACGAGGTATAGAACCAGAGAGATTATTACTGTACCCTACCAAATCCTCAAGTGACGCCATATTGCCAATCTCATCAGGTATTGGGCCATGGAGCTTGTTATTGCACAGATTAAACGTGACCAGCTTAGCTAGGCTCCCGAGCTCAGGGGGGATTGTACCAATGAAATTGTTGTTGTACAAGTTAAGAACCTCCAGCTTCGAGCAATTCCCAATCTCTGAAGGGATGTTACCATAGAACCCATTGAGGGATAGATCAAGATACGTAAGCTCAGACAAACCGCCAATGCTAGGCGCGACATTGCCCGACAGATTCATGCCTTTGAGGTCGAGAGACACCACCGCTGGGCTGGACGTCGACGAGCAGTTCACGCCCTTCCATGCGCACGGCGATGGAGCCCTCTGGTCCCAGCTATCAAGGTGGTGGAGGGTGTCAATCATCTGGCTCTTAAGCGCCAGGAGAAGCCAGCCTTCATGGTTCACCCCCTGTGAGCCAG harbors:
- the LOC133889530 gene encoding LOW QUALITY PROTEIN: probable leucine-rich repeat receptor-like protein kinase At5g63930 (The sequence of the model RefSeq protein was modified relative to this genomic sequence to represent the inferred CDS: inserted 1 base in 1 codon), whose product is MEYRALQLGVLLAFLLAAGSQGVNHEGWLLLALKSQMIDTLHHLDSWDQRAPSPCAWKGVNCSSTSSPAVVSLDLKGMNLSGNVAPSIGGLSELTYLDLSLNGFYGNIPSEIGNCSKLEVLNLYNNNFIGTIPPELGSLAKLVTFNLCNNKLHGPIPDEIGNMASLEDLVGYSNNLSGSIPRSIGKLKNLRTVRLGQNLISGNIPVEIGECLNITVFGLAQNKLGGPLPKEIGKLSFMTDLILWGNQLSGVIPPEIGNCTNLETIALYDNNLVGAIPATIGYIRYLEKLYLYRNSLNGTIPSEIGNLSLAQEIDFSENSLTGGIPKELSNIPGLYLLYLFQNQLTGSIPTELCGLRNLSKLDLSINSLTGPIPAGFQYMRKLIQLQLFNNMLSGNIPPRFGIYSRLWVVDFSNNNITGQIPKDLCRQSNLILLNLGSNMLTGNIPHGITNCKPLVQLRLGDNSLTGSFPTDICNLVNLTTIELGRNKFSGPIPPQIGNCKSLQRLDLTNNYFTSELPQEIGNLSKLVVFNISSNRLGGNIPLEIFNCTTLQRLDLSQNIFEGSLPKEVGGLPQLELLSFADNRLSGQIPPILGKLSHLTALQIGGNHFSGGIPKELGLLSSLQIAMNLSYNNLSGNIPSELGNLALLENLFLNNNKLTGEIPATFVNLSSLLELNVSYNDLTGALPSIPLFDNMSLTSFIGNRGLCGGQLGKCGSQSSSTSQSSNSVSPPMGRIIAIVAAVIGGISLILIAIIVYHMQKPPETVAPLQDKQFFSAGSNMHVSAKDAYTFQELVSATNNFDENCVIGRGACGTVYRAILKPGQTIAVKKLASNREGSNTDNSFRAEILTLGKIRHRNIVKLYGFIYHQGSNLLLYEYMSRGSLGELLHGQSSSSLDWEIRFMIALGAAEGLSYLHHDCKPRIIHRDIKSNNILLDENFEAHVGDFGLAKVIDMPYSKSMSAIAGSYGYIAPEYAYTMKVTEKCDIYSYGVVLLELLTGRAPVQPLELGGDLVTWVKNYIRDNSLGPGILDKNLDLQDQSVVDHMIEVMKIALLCTSLSPSERPAMRHVVVMLSESKDRARVSSASSPASDHSSKKDNCKIGCDTRLHAAPPGVPPPQPPASPLSRLHALPFSSADNGLLTGAESLCDLHVHQFIIIFNASESLRHAFDEFLSGIRSPVCVIADAFFGWTADVARARGASHAVFCSVWEHLPHAVTADDEFPLPDFPDVVLHRTHIPRYMLAATGADPWTAFFRRVISFCRKTDALLVNTVQELEPAGFDMLKRRFGVQPWPIGSIVAEPTPSDSTDDTGIIQWIDAHPPHSVIYISFGSQNNISADQVTELAPGLETSGRPFLWAVRTPLGSDAKGXFKPEWLPAGFEERTARAKTGMLVRGWAPQLRILAHPSTSAFLTHCGWNSILESLSHGVPLIGWPLGAEQFFTAKLVAEWGVCVEVARGNLESSAVARETVAEAVLTVMGGGGTAKGEEMRGKAGAIARAMAAALEPRGGSAAEGLEGFLRCVETSMRRDAHFEIGAVRNQQPVL